The Virgibacillus siamensis sequence ATAATAGGGCGACAGGATACATACAAGACTTTCAATTAACATAATCCGACTCGTCTTCATCAATTAAGGTGCAGGGTGCAAATGTGGTAGCAGGGAGGGAAAGCGATGGAAAGCAGAAATAACAAATACAATAACATCAATATGGAACGCTCTGAGGTTTCACATCGTACGCAAATTGAGGAGTTTTTTTCTGGTTTAGCTTCCTTGCCAACAACACTGCTGGAGTGGATTGATAAGAATAGCAATGATATTGTAACTGTTTGGGAAGCTAAGGGAAAGTTGGTATTTATCTCGAATTCTGTGAAACAATTGCTCGGATATCAACCTGCTGAGTTGCTCGGTTCGGAGTGGCATGAAAATATTGCACAAGAAGATGTTGAATATCTTAAGAAAAATTTTGATGTCGCGAAAGAAGGTATCGGAAAGTCATTTAATCTTCATATACGTGATCGGAACGGGAAGTATATCTGGACAGAGCACGTTATTTCACGCGTGAAAGATAAATCGGGAGAAAATTATTATATCTCTATTTTAAAGGATATTACGGATAAGAAAGAGGCGGAGGAAATGATGGTCCGTTCAGAAAAAATGTCTGTGGCCGGACAGCTCGCCGCCGGGATTGCCCATGAAATCCGTAACCCCCTTACATCACTAAAGGGTTTTTTGCAATTACTGCAGGCCGGGGTAAATCGTAAAGAGGAATATTATAAAATTATGATAGAAGAGATTGAGAAAATGGAAACCATTACTTCGGAATTACTGTTCATATCAAAGCCGCTAACCGATAATAAACGCGTGGAATCGATCAGCAGCATGATAGAGGATGTCATTACACTTCTGAAACCGCAAGCTTCCCTAAAAAACGTTGAACTTATAGGAAGTATCCCTATTGATTTTTCCGTGTATTGTGATCGTTCCCAGATTAAACAGGTGCTTATAAATTTGGTTAAAAATGCAATTGAAGCAATGGACGATCCGGGGGAAATACACATAAATGTTTCGGTTCGGAACCAGCATTTGGCAGTAGAGGTAATTGATCAAGGGGTGGGAGTTCCAGAAGAATTAATACATAAGCTTGGTGAGCCATTTTTCACAACGAAACAAAATGGCACAGGACTTGGTATCATGATTATTTATCAAATTTTGGAGAAACATGACGGTAAACTTGAAATATTGCGGAATGAGTCGAAAGGAAGTACATTTCGGATTCAATTACCGTATGAGGACTAGTAATCTTTTTAATTATAATTATCCATGCTAAAATAACTCAATATATATAAGTAAAAATTATCACTCTATATAACTATTTGATATAGGATGAAACCTGATAATCATTTGTTTTATATAGGGTTTTCATATAAAATGAATTGGTAGAGAGTTTGTCGAAATGTGAAATTTACGGCAAAAAGGATGAGAGAGGAGTTTCATTTTATATGGGAATTGATGCGAAAAAGCAGTTTGAATTGAATGGAAAAACGTATAATTATTATGAATTAAAAGCGTTGGAAAATGCCGGGTTCGGTAAAATTTCCCGTTTGCCATTCTCTGTTCGTGTCCTTTTGGAATCACTTGTCCGTCAGCGTGACGGTCATGTTATTAAGGATGAACATATTGAAGGATTGTCCAAATGGGGAACAGATGATGGGCAGGGTGTGGATGTTCCATTTAAGCCATCCCGTGTTATTTTACAGGACTTCACAGGTGTTCCTGCAGTTGTTGACCTTGCTTCATTGCGTAAAGCAATGGTTGATATGGGCGGCGAACCGGATAAAATCAACCCGGAAGTACCTGTTGACCTGGTAATTGACCACTCTGTACAGGTTGACCAATACGGTACCCCAAATGCATTAAAAGCAAATATGGAACTTGAATTTGACCGTAATGCTGAACGCTATGAGTTTCTGCATTGGGCTCAAAAAGCATTTGAAAACTATCGTGCTGTTCCACCGGCAACCGGTATCGTACACCAGGTAAACCTGGAGTACATTGCCAATGTCGTTCATGGATTAGAAAATGAAGATGGAAGTTATGATGCGTTCCCTGATACATTGGTTGGAACAGACTCCCATACAACCATGATTAACGGCCTGGGTGTACTTGGCTGGGGTGTTGGCGGTATTGAAGCTGAAGCAGGAATGCTTGGCCAGCCATCTTATTTCCCTGCACCGGAAGTAATCGGTGTTAAATTTACAGGAAGCTTTCCACAGGGTACTACCGCAACAGACTTGGCCTTGAAGGTTACCCAGGTTTTGCGTGAGAAAAAAGTGGTAGGAAAGTTTGTTGAATATTTTGGTCCAGGCCTAAAAGACATGCCGCTTGCTGACCGTGCAACTATTTCCAACATGGCACCGGAATATGGTGCGACATGCGGATTCTTCCCGGTTGATGATGAAGCATTGAGCTATCTTCGTCTAACCGGACGTGACGAAGAGCAGATTGCATTGGTTGAAAAGTATTGTAAAGAAAACAATCTTTGGTATTCACCAGATCAGCCGGATCCGGAATATACCGATCTTGTGGAAATTAATTTGTCTGAACTGGAACCAAACCTTTCCGGTCCAAAACGTCCACAGGACTTGATTGCTTTGTCTGACATGAAAGAAGAATTCAATAAAGCAGTAGTTGCTCCATCCGGAAACCAAGGACTTGGCATGGATAAATCGGAGTTTGATAAAGAGGCAGTTGTCGAGCATCCGAATGGCGACAAATCTGTTATGAAAACTGGTGCGATTGCAATTGCAGCAATTACATCATGTACAAACACATCCAATCCGTATGTAATGTTGGGTGCAGGTTTGCTTGCTAAGAAAGCAGTTGAAAAAGGCCTGAAAGTACCGTCTTATGTAAAAACATCACTTGCACCAGGATCTAAAGTAGTGACGCGTTACCTGGAAGATTCCGGTCTGATGGAATATCTTGATAACCTTGGCTTTAACCTGGTTGGTTATGGTTGTACGACTTGTATCGGTAACTCTGGTCCATTGCGTGAGGAAATTGAGCAAGCCATTTCCAAGAGTGACTTGACAGTGTCATCTGTATTATCAGGTAACCGTAACTTTGAAGGCCGGATTCATCCGCTGGTTAAAGCAAACTACCTTGCTTCACCACCACTTGTAGTGGCATATGCACTGGCAGGTACAGTGGACGTGGATCTGTCTACGGAAGCATTGGGTTACGATGCAGATGGTGAACCAATATATCTGAATGATATCTGGCCATCCATGGCGGAAATTAAGGAAGCAGTAGAAAGTACTGTAAATCCTGAAATTTTCCGTAAAGAATATAAGAGCGTATTTGATTCCAATGAAAAATGGAATAAAATCCAGACAACAGATGAACCGCTGTTTGAATGGGATAGTGAATCAACTTACATTCAAAACCCTCCATTTTTCGAAGGGTTATCAAAAGAAGCCGGAAAAGTTAATCCATTGAATGATTTGCGCGTTATTGGTAAATTTGGCGATTCGGTAACAACGGACCACATCTCACCAGCCGGTGCAATTGCCAAAGATATGCCAGCGGGACAATATTTGCAGGATAAAGGTGTATCACCGCGAAACTTTAACTCATATGGTTCCCGCCGCGGAAATCATGAAGTTATGATGCGTGGTACGTTTGCCAATATCCGAATCCGCAACTTGCTCGCACAAGGTAAAGAGGGCGGTTATACAACGTATTGGCCGACTGAAGAGATCATGCCGATCTATGATGCTGCGATGAAATATCAGGAAGATGGTACTGGATTGCTTGTTATTGGCGGAAAAGATTATGGAATGGGATCATCCCGTGACTGGGCTGCCAAAGGTACTATTTTACTTGGTATTAAAACTGTCATTGCTGAAAGCTTTGAACGGATTCATCGTTCAAACCTTGTTATGATGGGTGTACTTCCGTTGCAGTTTGAAGATGGTGACAGTGCCGAAAAATTGGGCATAACCGGAAAAGAATCATTTGATGTGGAAATTGACGAAAATGTTAAACCGCATGACCGGGTAAAAGTTACTGCTGTTGATGAAGACGGTAATAAAACAGAATTCCATGTAATCGCACGTTTCGACAGTGATGTTGAAATTGATTACTATCGCCATGGCGGTATTCTGCAAATGGTACTGCGTAACAAATTATAATTGGAACAATCATGATAAACCAGCACATCGAAACAGGGTGTGCTGGTTTTTTGACGTATTTATGAATAATAATCCGGAATGCTTTACATATATATAAATTAACCATACGATACATTTAGAAGAATGATGAATTAAGGAGACTATTCCATGAAACGTAATATTTTCGGTATACTCGTTTTAGTTATTTTAGCTGGTGTCATGATTGCCGGTTTTATGAATAGTAAGTCGGATGAGACAAGCAGTTCCGGTGAGAATGAAAACGATTCGCAGGGTGCAGGAATCGTGGCCCCTGACCAAACCGGAGTTGAGGCAGGGGAAACTGCACCTGATTTTGAACTTGAAACATTATCTGGTGAGACATTCCGGCTGTCGGATTTACGCGGAAAGGCAGTATTTCTGAATTTCTGGGCTTCATGGTGCGGTCCGTGCAAAAAGGAAATGCCGGACATGCAACAATTTCATGAGAAGCATAAAAATGATGTGGAAGTTATTGCGGTCAACTTGACAGGCAGCGAGATGGGGGTAGGAAAAGTTCGCAATTATATCGATAAATTCGGCTATACGTATCCGATTCCACTGGACAAAAAGTCTAAGGTGCAGGAAATGTATGACGTAACAGTTGTCCCAACAACATATTTTATTGGACCGGATGGTGAAGTTATGGAATCTAAACGCGGGCCGATGACGTACGATTTTATGTTAGATATGCTAAAGAAAATCAAGTAGATTATAATGTTGGAGAGAAATGGTAATACTATTGCTAAAAAGGAGTGGATTACTATTTCTTTGAAAAAACGTCTGACATTTGATGAGTTGGTACAGGAAAACAGAAAGCAAATTTTAAAAGATCGATCGCAGATTGATGCGATTGAAGAATTATTTGAAAGAAAACATCAGCTGCCAGATAAAAAGTCAGCAACATAAACAATGCTTGTCCAGTTAACGGACAGGCATTGTTTGTTTTGGAAGAATTACATAGATGATATATTGACTATATATATGCTAATATCAGCTTTTTAATGTACATAATAAGCAGCCAATCAGCAAACTATAATGAGGAAATACAATGGATAAAGGAGATGTGTTTTGATGCCGGACAAATATGAACCAAAACCGGATGACCGCAGTGATAATGCGGAGAAGCTGCAGAACATGATTCATGATACGCTTGAAAACATGGAAGAAGCAGAGGAAACAATGGAGTTTTCATCCGGTCAGGAAAAGGAACAAATCCGGGAGAAGAACCAACGCCGGAAAGATGCTGTTAAAGGTATGCGACAGGAAATAAAAGATGAAACAGATCTGTAAAGGATTCCCCAGACCTCCAGCGGTTTGGGGTTTTTCTCTTAAGAGCAAAGTATCTTTTTTCGTAAGTTGTTTATGGTAAAATTGGGATGGAGTTTATGTGTAAGGGGGAAGTTGAATTGAGTAAGATACGGACACCAATTGAAGTCAGATATCAGGAAACAGATCAGATGGGTGTAGTATACCATGCGAATTATCTTGTTTGGTTTGAAATTGGCAGAACTAAATTTATTGAAAGTATTGGCTTAAATTATGCTAGTATGGAAAAACAAAATGTTGTTGCACCGGTAGTGGATGCAAATATTTCATTCAAAAAGCCTGTCCATTACGGGGAAGACATTTTTGTAGAGACTTGGATTGAGGAATATGATGGGCTTCGTACAGAATACGCATACAATGTCATCAATGAAGATGATGAAATTTGTGTCAGTGGTACGACCAAGCATGTCATCGTCAAAAAGGACAGTTTCCGGCCGCTTTCCCTTCGAAGGTCTTTTCCGGATTGGCACAAAGCCTATACTAAAAATATTAACGGAGAATTGTGATGGCATTTGGAATCGATAGAAGTGAATTAATAACATGGAAACATGAAGTAAGCAGCGGCAATATTTCATTTCTGACCCATTATTGGATGGATAAACGCTTTCCGGGATGCTACTCGGTTACGAAGGTTGGATGCAGTGATCTTCAAAAACTGATGGATTGGGGAAAAGCGTACAATCTTCAGCCGCAATGGATCCATAGGGATGAAAATTATCCGCATTTTGATCTCTTTGGTGACAGGCAAAAACGTATTTTGGCCAATGAAGGAAAATGGGATCAAATTGACAAATTTAATTTATAAAAAAATCATGAGCCGCAAGTAATCGGCTCATGATTTATATTTAAATTCAGGTTCATTTAATTTGTGATTTAATTGAACATACAGGTCATTTGCCTCGAAGTACCAGGCATCCTTTTCCTCAATAAAAAAGGTAATTCCTTCTGCTTCGCATGATGCATGGATGCTGACTGGCTCATCGAAACCCACACCAAGTGAAAATCCCGGTATGGCACCGCCGAATCCGTATCGGACAAAAAAACGTACGTGTGCAGATTCCTCAATCTCCATCTCTCTCTTATACCATTTCGCTGCGTTTCCGGAAATGTGTAATTTCAAGAAATCACTCCCACATAATCTGTCTATTAGTGTTTTGAATCCTTTTCCGGAACTAAATCGATTCCACCGGGATGGAAGGGATGACACTTGCTGATCCGTTTGATGGTCAGATAGCCGCCCTTCATGACCCCAAATCGTTTAAAAGCCTCCAGTCCGTATTCCGAACATGTAGGATAAAATCTGCATGTTGGAGGTTTTAATGGACTGATCACTTTACGATAAAACGTAATGAAACCAATAAATAAATATTTCATTCGTGTAATCCCCTTGTTTAAGCTTCCTCTTGCTGTTTGTCATATGTTACGGATGCAATTGCATCATGCATATGAATGGACTCTTCATTCCGGCATTCAACCTTGAATTTTGTCACAAACGGCATTTCATACAAATCTGCAGCTACCAGTCGAACTACATCTTCGACAAAACGCGGATTCTCATAGGCTTGTTCTGTTACCATTTTTTCATCCGGACGCTTTAGTACAGGATGAATTCGGGCACTCGCGTTACTTTCTGCTGCTTCAAGGAGCATTGCTTTCCAGTCTTGTGTGCTCTCATCAAAATCCTGATCCAGTGAAATTTTTATGGAAACATGTCCGCGTTGATTATGCGCACTGTATTCACTAATTTCCTTTGAACAGGGACAGAGTGTTGTAATAAGTGCCGTCAGAGAGGCACTTATTGTAAAGCCTTTATTCACATCATAGTTTACTGTGATGGCAGCATCTGCATGATTCATACCCGGCAATTGAACATATGGTCCGCGGCGTTCAAAAAACCATGGAAAACTCACTTCAACTTCGGCATCATTCTGTTTCAGACGTTCTGCCAAATCTTTTGTAAACGACTTGAGTGTTGTAATGTCAACTGTAAACCCCTGTTTATAATAGTCCTGAAGCTGTTCTGTAAAACGACTCATATTTGTACCTTTACTCAATTTACCGATACTTGAGGAAAACTTAAATGTACCGATAGTTGTCTGATTTGTTGGCGCTAATGTGCTGGTTACAGTAATCGGATGTTTCACGTTAGCAATTCCAACCGCGTCAAGGTCAAATAGAAAGTCATTTCGGGTGTTCTGCAGATCAGCCATTTTACTTTTTTCACTTGGTTTCGTTCTTGGACCCGGCTCAACAGAACCGAATAATTTATGGCGTTGTGCTTTATTAGGTAGTTGTTTTTTGGATAAGGTCTCAGTTTTATGCATATCTATGACCCCTTTCTATTCGTCCTGTTTATAATTATACTTAAGAAAAAATCAGTATTCAATATTTTGGCTTTCAGATTACATCCACGTTATTTTAGGTTCTGTTTTGTTTTTAATACGTTTAATGTTATCTTTGTGTCTGTAAAATACAAATATGGTTAATCCTGCCGTGACAATAATCAGACCGATATCCTTAAATAGAATGGATACAATAATGGCAACTACGCCTGTGATTATGGATGACAGGGAAACATACTTGGAAATATAAAGCGTCAGTAAAAATGAAGCAATCATGATAACAAATAAAATTGGATTGATTCCCAATAATATTCCGCCTGATGTTGCGACTGCCTTGCCTCCTTTAAACCTGGCAAACAAAGGATACGTATGTCCCAATACAGCAAACAGTCCAATAATCAACCGGTAAACATCGGCATCAAAGAATAATGGCAGTACGGTTGCAATGGTGCCTTTTAAAATATCGGCTGCTATAACGATAGTACCTGCTTTAATTCCAAGCACACGGAATGAGTTCGTGGCACCGAGGTTGCCGCTTCCATGTTCGCGGATATCAATATTATACCCCACTTTTCCAACAATGACTCCGAAAGGGATGGACCCTAACAAATACGCTATAATGGCAAAAATCATATACTCCATACCGTTTCCTACCTTCATTAAGAGTTTTGCTGTTTATTCATTTTACCATGAACTCACCAATCACAGAACCTTAATCTTGAAAAGATAGTTATGATGGTCTATAAAAAGGGTATATATATGTTGTGCATCCACGCCAAGTGTCAGATAACATAAGGAGGACGCGAAGAGCATGATTGAATTCATGAATATAAAGAAAGTTTATCCTGATGGTACAGAAGCGATAAAAGATTTTTCGCTTACGATTGAAAAAGGAGAACTTGTAACATTGATTGGTCCAAGCGGCTGTGGGAAAACTACCACAATGAAAATGATAAATCGGCTAATTGAACCTACAACCGGGGCAATTCACATAAATGGAAAAAGTATCAACGACTACAATATTCATGAATTGCGCTGGAATATCGGATATGTTTTACAGGAAATAGCGTTGTTTCCACATATGACAATTGCGGAGAATATCGCAGTGGTTCCGGAAATGAAAAAGTGGAAGCATAAAAAGATTCAGGAGCGAAGTCTGGAACTTTTAGATATGGTTGGACTGGATCCATCGGTATATAAGGGGAGGATGCCCAGTGAATTGTCCGGTGGTGAACAACAGCGTGTCGGAGTCATCCGTGCACTTGCAGCGGATCCGGATATTATTTTGATGGATGAACCTTTCAGTGCGCTTGATCCAATAAGCAGGGAGCAACTGCAATCGGATATCCGCGACCTGCAAAAGAAAATTAAAAAGACTATTGTGTTTGTAACGCATGACATGGATGAAGCTATGGCATTGGGAGACAAAGTATGCCTTATGCGAGAAGGACAAATTATTCAGACAGACTCCCCGCAACAGCTGATTCTGCATCCAAAAACAGATTTCGTGCGGGACTTCATAGGTGAAAGAAAATCCCCTTGGCAGACAGCTATTGATGTCATATCAGACCAGTCAGGGGAACGTGTGATTGCTGAACAAAAAGCAACGGAAAATACAAAAGGTTTATATGTGCTGATAGATGACAACGGAAACTATGTCGGTGCACTGGAAAATGGTACAAGACGTTCACTTGAAACCCTGGAAAACGATTTGGCGCTGTTTAAAGCAACCGAAATAATACAGAAGAGCGAACAGGAAATTTTTCCGGTTTTAAAGGGTAACAAATTAGCCGGGATTCTGACGTATAAAGATGTTGTCAGTTTCCTGAGGAGTAAAACGAGGTTGGATAATGGGGTGATTCAGTAATGAAGGAATTCATTGATGTCTTTCAGAAAAGGCAGGATATACTCCTTGAAACCATTTGGGAGCATCTGCAAATATCACTTATCTCGTTGATTATCGCAATCATCATAGCTGTTCCCCTTGGACTGGTGCTCACCAGGTATAAACGGGTGGCAGAACCGATTATCGGGCTTTCGGCTATTATGCAAACTATACCGAGTTTGGCCGTATTGGCGTTTCTGATTCCGTTTTTTGGAATTGGAACGACACCTGCAATTATTGCATTAACATTATATGGTCTTTTACCTATATTGCGAAATACATATACCGGAGTAAATGAAGTAAATCCTGCCTTAAAAGAAGCAGCTACCGGCATGGGAATGAATTCATTCCGGCGTCTGACCAAAGTTGAACTGCCGATTGCATTACCTGTCATTATGGCTGGTATACGGACATCAATGGTACTCATTGTTGGTACGACTACGATAGCCGCATTGATCGGGGCGGGTGGCCTTGGGGAACTGATTCTTCTTGGGATTGACCGTGGTGCCGATATAAACCTGATTATACTTGGTGCCGTTCCCGCAGCGTTACTGGCTATCGCACTTGATTATATCTTGCGCGGATTTGAACATATATCGAGGCGTGCCGGGATTAAATCATTTATTGCCATGATGCTTGCAGCAATTCTGATTGTCGTTTCACCGTTTGCTTTTACAGGTGGAAATAAGACTGATTTGACGATTGGCGGAAAACTTGGTTCGGAACCAGCTATTCTTATTAATATGTACAAATTGCTTATTGAAGAGGAGACAGATTTGAACGTAAAATTAAAGCCGGGTCTCGGCAAAACAGCTTTTGTTTTCAGTGCATTAAAAAATGGCAGTATTGACATTTATCCCGAATTTACCGGTACGGCCATTGTGACTCATCTGGAGCAGGAAGCGGAAAGCAATAA is a genomic window containing:
- a CDS encoding ABC transporter permease/substrate-binding protein, whose protein sequence is MKEFIDVFQKRQDILLETIWEHLQISLISLIIAIIIAVPLGLVLTRYKRVAEPIIGLSAIMQTIPSLAVLAFLIPFFGIGTTPAIIALTLYGLLPILRNTYTGVNEVNPALKEAATGMGMNSFRRLTKVELPIALPVIMAGIRTSMVLIVGTTTIAALIGAGGLGELILLGIDRGADINLIILGAVPAALLAIALDYILRGFEHISRRAGIKSFIAMMLAAILIVVSPFAFTGGNKTDLTIGGKLGSEPAILINMYKLLIEEETDLNVKLKPGLGKTAFVFSALKNGSIDIYPEFTGTAIVTHLEQEAESNKKKEVYMQAKKGMKEKYGMVMLKPMQYNNTYAVATTKEFAEKHHLKTIGDLNKVEDQLTAGFTLEFKDRYDGYVGMQEVYNLDISTVKTMEPGIRQEALSKGEVDVIDAYATDGYMIKLNLVTLDDPKNLFPPYQGAPLLRQETLQKYPELRDILNQLGGKINDQQMRQMNYQVDSKRKSPETVARNFLVEQGLLEK
- a CDS encoding ATP-binding protein: MESRNNKYNNINMERSEVSHRTQIEEFFSGLASLPTTLLEWIDKNSNDIVTVWEAKGKLVFISNSVKQLLGYQPAELLGSEWHENIAQEDVEYLKKNFDVAKEGIGKSFNLHIRDRNGKYIWTEHVISRVKDKSGENYYISILKDITDKKEAEEMMVRSEKMSVAGQLAAGIAHEIRNPLTSLKGFLQLLQAGVNRKEEYYKIMIEEIEKMETITSELLFISKPLTDNKRVESISSMIEDVITLLKPQASLKNVELIGSIPIDFSVYCDRSQIKQVLINLVKNAIEAMDDPGEIHINVSVRNQHLAVEVIDQGVGVPEELIHKLGEPFFTTKQNGTGLGIMIIYQILEKHDGKLEILRNESKGSTFRIQLPYED
- the folE2 gene encoding GTP cyclohydrolase FolE2, yielding MHKTETLSKKQLPNKAQRHKLFGSVEPGPRTKPSEKSKMADLQNTRNDFLFDLDAVGIANVKHPITVTSTLAPTNQTTIGTFKFSSSIGKLSKGTNMSRFTEQLQDYYKQGFTVDITTLKSFTKDLAERLKQNDAEVEVSFPWFFERRGPYVQLPGMNHADAAITVNYDVNKGFTISASLTALITTLCPCSKEISEYSAHNQRGHVSIKISLDQDFDESTQDWKAMLLEAAESNASARIHPVLKRPDEKMVTEQAYENPRFVEDVVRLVAADLYEMPFVTKFKVECRNEESIHMHDAIASVTYDKQQEEA
- a CDS encoding redoxin domain-containing protein; this translates as MKRNIFGILVLVILAGVMIAGFMNSKSDETSSSGENENDSQGAGIVAPDQTGVEAGETAPDFELETLSGETFRLSDLRGKAVFLNFWASWCGPCKKEMPDMQQFHEKHKNDVEVIAVNLTGSEMGVGKVRNYIDKFGYTYPIPLDKKSKVQEMYDVTVVPTTYFIGPDGEVMESKRGPMTYDFMLDMLKKIK
- a CDS encoding FbpB family small basic protein, translated to MKKRLTFDELVQENRKQILKDRSQIDAIEELFERKHQLPDKKSAT
- a CDS encoding HesB/YadR/YfhF family protein; the protein is MKLHISGNAAKWYKREMEIEESAHVRFFVRYGFGGAIPGFSLGVGFDEPVSIHASCEAEGITFFIEEKDAWYFEANDLYVQLNHKLNEPEFKYKS
- the acnA gene encoding aconitate hydratase AcnA, whose product is MGIDAKKQFELNGKTYNYYELKALENAGFGKISRLPFSVRVLLESLVRQRDGHVIKDEHIEGLSKWGTDDGQGVDVPFKPSRVILQDFTGVPAVVDLASLRKAMVDMGGEPDKINPEVPVDLVIDHSVQVDQYGTPNALKANMELEFDRNAERYEFLHWAQKAFENYRAVPPATGIVHQVNLEYIANVVHGLENEDGSYDAFPDTLVGTDSHTTMINGLGVLGWGVGGIEAEAGMLGQPSYFPAPEVIGVKFTGSFPQGTTATDLALKVTQVLREKKVVGKFVEYFGPGLKDMPLADRATISNMAPEYGATCGFFPVDDEALSYLRLTGRDEEQIALVEKYCKENNLWYSPDQPDPEYTDLVEINLSELEPNLSGPKRPQDLIALSDMKEEFNKAVVAPSGNQGLGMDKSEFDKEAVVEHPNGDKSVMKTGAIAIAAITSCTNTSNPYVMLGAGLLAKKAVEKGLKVPSYVKTSLAPGSKVVTRYLEDSGLMEYLDNLGFNLVGYGCTTCIGNSGPLREEIEQAISKSDLTVSSVLSGNRNFEGRIHPLVKANYLASPPLVVAYALAGTVDVDLSTEALGYDADGEPIYLNDIWPSMAEIKEAVESTVNPEIFRKEYKSVFDSNEKWNKIQTTDEPLFEWDSESTYIQNPPFFEGLSKEAGKVNPLNDLRVIGKFGDSVTTDHISPAGAIAKDMPAGQYLQDKGVSPRNFNSYGSRRGNHEVMMRGTFANIRIRNLLAQGKEGGYTTYWPTEEIMPIYDAAMKYQEDGTGLLVIGGKDYGMGSSRDWAAKGTILLGIKTVIAESFERIHRSNLVMMGVLPLQFEDGDSAEKLGITGKESFDVEIDENVKPHDRVKVTAVDEDGNKTEFHVIARFDSDVEIDYYRHGGILQMVLRNKL
- the tlp gene encoding small acid-soluble spore protein Tlp → MPDKYEPKPDDRSDNAEKLQNMIHDTLENMEEAEETMEFSSGQEKEQIREKNQRRKDAVKGMRQEIKDETDL
- a CDS encoding acyl-CoA thioesterase; this translates as MSKIRTPIEVRYQETDQMGVVYHANYLVWFEIGRTKFIESIGLNYASMEKQNVVAPVVDANISFKKPVHYGEDIFVETWIEEYDGLRTEYAYNVINEDDEICVSGTTKHVIVKKDSFRPLSLRRSFPDWHKAYTKNINGEL
- a CDS encoding ABC transporter ATP-binding protein; amino-acid sequence: MIEFMNIKKVYPDGTEAIKDFSLTIEKGELVTLIGPSGCGKTTTMKMINRLIEPTTGAIHINGKSINDYNIHELRWNIGYVLQEIALFPHMTIAENIAVVPEMKKWKHKKIQERSLELLDMVGLDPSVYKGRMPSELSGGEQQRVGVIRALAADPDIILMDEPFSALDPISREQLQSDIRDLQKKIKKTIVFVTHDMDEAMALGDKVCLMREGQIIQTDSPQQLILHPKTDFVRDFIGERKSPWQTAIDVISDQSGERVIAEQKATENTKGLYVLIDDNGNYVGALENGTRRSLETLENDLALFKATEIIQKSEQEIFPVLKGNKLAGILTYKDVVSFLRSKTRLDNGVIQ
- the plsY gene encoding glycerol-3-phosphate 1-O-acyltransferase PlsY encodes the protein MEYMIFAIIAYLLGSIPFGVIVGKVGYNIDIREHGSGNLGATNSFRVLGIKAGTIVIAADILKGTIATVLPLFFDADVYRLIIGLFAVLGHTYPLFARFKGGKAVATSGGILLGINPILFVIMIASFLLTLYISKYVSLSSIITGVVAIIVSILFKDIGLIIVTAGLTIFVFYRHKDNIKRIKNKTEPKITWM
- the yidD gene encoding membrane protein insertion efficiency factor YidD, whose amino-acid sequence is MKYLFIGFITFYRKVISPLKPPTCRFYPTCSEYGLEAFKRFGVMKGGYLTIKRISKCHPFHPGGIDLVPEKDSKH